A genomic window from Cricetulus griseus strain 17A/GY chromosome 4, alternate assembly CriGri-PICRH-1.0, whole genome shotgun sequence includes:
- the LOC100765944 gene encoding putative gustatory receptor clone PTE38, translating into MGSVNQTTISEFILLGLSEDPALQPFIFTLFLSIYLITTLGNLLIILAVTSDSQLHTPMYFFLSSLSLNDICLITTTIPKMLVNIQTLDQTITYTGCLSQVCLILNFAGIENCLLAVMAYDRYVAICHPLKYIVIMNPHFCVISLLFSLLCSIIHALFHTLMVLLLSFCTEVEIPHFFCELAQIIKLACSDNYINFLLVYTVSVLFFGIPVFGILLSYIQIVSSVLKMSSLGGKYKAFSTCGSHLSVVLLFYGTGFGVHISSAFTDSPRKTIVASVMYTVVTQMLNTFIYSLRNKEMKKAFRKIFSRITYIL; encoded by the coding sequence ATGGGCTCTGTCAACCAAACAACTATctcagaattcatccttctgggGCTTAGTGAAGATCCAGCTCTGCAGCCTTTCATCTTCACCCTGTTCCTGTCCATATATCTGATCACCACCTTAGGAAACTTGCTCATCATTCTGGCTGTTACCTCTGACTCTCAActacacacacccatgtacttctttctCTCTAGCCTGTCCTTAAATGACATATGTTTAATCACAACCACAATCCCAAAGATGTTGGTTAACATTCAAACTCTAGATCAGACTATCACATACACAGGATGCCTCTCTCAGGTCTGTCTTATCTTGAATTTCGCTGGCATAGAAAATTGTCTCCTTGcagtgatggcctatgaccgctatgttgcTATCTGTCACCCTCTGAAGTACATAGTTATAATGAATCCACATTTCTGTGTAATAtcacttctcttctctctgttatGTAGCATTATACATGCTTTATTTCACACTCTGATGGTGTTGCTGCTGTCTTTCTGCACAGAAGTTGAAATCCCCCATTTCTTCTGTGAGCTGGCTCAGATCATCAAACTTGCCTGTTCTGATAATTACATCAATTTTCTCCTGGTATACACTGTGTCTGTTCTATTTTTTGGTATTCCTGTGTTTGGGATCCTTTTGTCTTATATTCAGATTGTTTCCtcagttttaaaaatgtcatcCTTGGGAGGAAAGTATAAAGCATTTTCAACTTGTGGGTCTCATTTGTCAGTTGTGCTCCTGTTTTATGGCACAGGTTTTGGAGTACACATTAGCTCTGCATTTACTGATTCTCCAAGGAAGACTATAGTGGCTTCAGTGATGTACACTGTGGTCACTCAGATGCTGAACACCTTTATCTACAGCTTGaggaacaaagaaatgaagaaagcctTCAGGAAAATCTTCAGTAGgataacatatattttataa
- the LOC100766241 gene encoding olfactory receptor 7G2-like, whose protein sequence is MKFRNHSNSVISEFLLLGLTDDPQLQSLIFSLFLCIFLVTVLGNLLIILAVSSDKHLHTPMYFFLSTLSINDICLSTNTIPKMLMNLITQNQSITYTACLTQVWFVLVFTGLENCLLAVMAYDRYAAICHPLRYSTIMNPSWCILMVLFSLFLSIVFGLLHTLMVLRLSFCTDMEMSHFFCELAQLLKLACSDTLINNIMVYFASCVFGGIPISGIIFSYTHIVSAVLRMPSPGRRYKTFSTCGSHVSVVSLFYGTILGVYISSAVTDTPEKTVVASVMYSVVPQMLNPFIYSLRNKDMKEALRKLISRVGAVLQWH, encoded by the coding sequence atgaaattcagaaacCATTCAAATTCAGTTATTTCAGAATTCCTTCTCCTTGGACTAACAGATGATCCTCAGCTCCAATCCCTTATCTTTAGCCTGTTCCTGTGCATATTTCTAGTCACTGTGCTAGGAAACCTGCTCATCATCTTGGCTGTCAGCTCTGACAAACATCTACATACacccatgtacttttttctcTCTACTCTTTCCATTAATGACATCTGTTTAAGCACAAACACAATACCAAAGATGCTTATGAACCTCATAACCCAGAATCAGAGCATAACTTACACAGCTTGTCTTACACAAGTATGGTTTGTGCTGGTTTTCACTGGACTGGAAAACTGTCTCCTTGCTGTGATGGCTTATGATCGCTATGCTGCCATTTGTCACCCTCTGAGGTACTCCACAATCATGAACCCATCTTGGTGTATCCtgatggttttattttctctgtttcttagCATTGTGTTCGGTCTCTTGCACACTCTGATGGTTCTTCGCTTGTCTTTCTGCACTGACATGGAAATGTCACATTTCTTCTGTGAACTTGCTCAGCTCCTTAAACTAGCATGTTCTGATACACTCATTAATAACATCATGGTATATTTTGCATCATGTGTATTTGGTGGCATTCCTATCTCTGGGATAATTTTCTCTTACACTCATATTGTATCAGCAGTTCTAAGAATGCCATCACCGGGGAGAAGATATAAAACGTTTTCCACTTGTGGGTCTCATGTGTCAGTTGTATCCTTGTTTTATGGAACAATTTTGGGTGTGTACATTAGCTCCGCAGTGACTGACACTCCTGAAAAGACTGTAGTGGCTTCAGTGATGTATTCTGTCGTTCCTCAGATGTTGAACCCATTTATCTACAGCCTGAGAAACAAGGATATGAAGGAAGCTCTGAGGAAATTAATCTCAAGGGTTGGGGCTGTTTTACAATGGCATTAA